The Ascaphus truei isolate aAscTru1 chromosome 3, aAscTru1.hap1, whole genome shotgun sequence genome includes a region encoding these proteins:
- the TRIM13 gene encoding E3 ubiquitin-protein ligase TRIM13 isoform X2 yields MVCVQSGYMNVMEMLEEDLTCPICCSLFEDPRVLPCSHNFCRKCLEGILDGNSRNMLWRPSSFKCPTCRKETSTLGGSGHQVNYLLKGIVEKYNKIKVGPKMPVCKVHIGQPLNIFCSTDLKLICGFCATNDEHAQHVFSSIEDAYSQEKSSFETLFQDFENWHGADVLSHLDTLETSKRKCLHLLTKDSDRVKVYFEKLQHVLEHKKNEILSDFETMKLAVMQAYDPEISKLNSVLNEQRKACNIAENFKDISDPLTFLLQMQEFREKLKIIKEAPLLSGSEVAVSPSVKNFDVNLWDSVKLVDVDKLCIPQEMPTRKLKVQLKCPQSFMARAAVVLFILLLVAFWSGLGTDNLLTFSYHVSTISSSYLSEATGIAHHATSFYWEQVAEGIFLLREQCQNYTMVFLERAAEFVILSHGGGS; encoded by the exons AATGTAATGGAGATGCTGGAAGAAGATCTCACATGCCCCATCTGTTGCAGCCTGTTTGAGGACCCCCGAGTCTTACCTTGCTCGCATAACTTCTGCAGGAAGTGTTTGGAAGGGATCCTCGACGGAAATTCTAGGAACATGCTATGGAGACCTTCTTCTTTCAAGTGTCCCACCTGCCGTAAGGAAACCTCCACCCTGGGTGGTAGTGGCCACCAGGTTAACTACTTACTGAAAGGAATTGTGGAGAAATACAACAAAATTAAAGTTGGTCCAAAGATGCCTGTGTGTAAGGTGCACATTGGGCAGCCTCTCAATATTTTCTGCTCTACTGATCTGAAGCTGATTTGTGGGTTCTGTGCAACCAATGATGAACACGCACAGCATGTTTTTTCCTCTATTGAAGATGCTTACAGCCAAGAGAAGAGTTCTTTTGAGACTCTCTTTCAGGACTTTGAGAACTGGCATGGTGCGGATGTGCTCTCCCACCTGGACACCTTGGAAACGAGTAAGAGGAAGTGTCTGCATCTGCTGACCAAGGACTCTGACAGAGTGAAAGTGTACTTCGAAAAACTACAGCACGTGCTGGAACACAAAAAAAATGAGATCCTCTCGGATTTCGAAACCATGAAGCTTGCCGTGATGCAGGCCTATGATCCCGAGATCAGCAAACTGAATAGTGTGCTCAATGAGCAGAGAAAGGCTTGCAACATTGCTGAGAACTTTAAGGATATATCAGATCCCCTCACGTTCCTACTTCAGATGCAGGAATTTAGAGAAAAGCTCAAAATAATCAAGGAAGCTCCGTTACTGTCTGGCTCAGAGGTGGCTGTCAGTCCTTCTGTTAAGAATTTTGATGTCAACCTGTGGGATAGTGTTAAACTAGTAGATGTGGATAAACTTTGCATACCTCAGGAAATGCCCACCAGGAAGTTGAAAGTGCAGTTGAAATGCCCACAATCATTTATGGCACGTGCTGCAGTTGTCCTGTTCATTCTTCTTCTGGTGGCATTTTGGTCCGGGCTGGGTACAGACAACCTTCTGACCTTCAGTTACCATGTATCTACAATAAGCTCATCATACTTGTCAGAAGCCACAGGAATAGCTCATCACGCCACTTCTTTTTATTGGGAGCAGGTTGCAGAAGGAATATTTCTCCTAAGAGAACAGTGCCAGAACTACACCATGGTGTTTCTGGAGAGAGCAGCAGAATTT GTGATACTATCGCACGGCGGCGGCTCTTGA
- the TRIM13 gene encoding E3 ubiquitin-protein ligase TRIM13 isoform X1 — MVCVQSGYMNVMEMLEEDLTCPICCSLFEDPRVLPCSHNFCRKCLEGILDGNSRNMLWRPSSFKCPTCRKETSTLGGSGHQVNYLLKGIVEKYNKIKVGPKMPVCKVHIGQPLNIFCSTDLKLICGFCATNDEHAQHVFSSIEDAYSQEKSSFETLFQDFENWHGADVLSHLDTLETSKRKCLHLLTKDSDRVKVYFEKLQHVLEHKKNEILSDFETMKLAVMQAYDPEISKLNSVLNEQRKACNIAENFKDISDPLTFLLQMQEFREKLKIIKEAPLLSGSEVAVSPSVKNFDVNLWDSVKLVDVDKLCIPQEMPTRKLKVQLKCPQSFMARAAVVLFILLLVAFWSGLGTDNLLTFSYHVSTISSSYLSEATGIAHHATSFYWEQVAEGIFLLREQCQNYTMVFLERAAEFVCKYYKLLYPQ, encoded by the coding sequence AATGTAATGGAGATGCTGGAAGAAGATCTCACATGCCCCATCTGTTGCAGCCTGTTTGAGGACCCCCGAGTCTTACCTTGCTCGCATAACTTCTGCAGGAAGTGTTTGGAAGGGATCCTCGACGGAAATTCTAGGAACATGCTATGGAGACCTTCTTCTTTCAAGTGTCCCACCTGCCGTAAGGAAACCTCCACCCTGGGTGGTAGTGGCCACCAGGTTAACTACTTACTGAAAGGAATTGTGGAGAAATACAACAAAATTAAAGTTGGTCCAAAGATGCCTGTGTGTAAGGTGCACATTGGGCAGCCTCTCAATATTTTCTGCTCTACTGATCTGAAGCTGATTTGTGGGTTCTGTGCAACCAATGATGAACACGCACAGCATGTTTTTTCCTCTATTGAAGATGCTTACAGCCAAGAGAAGAGTTCTTTTGAGACTCTCTTTCAGGACTTTGAGAACTGGCATGGTGCGGATGTGCTCTCCCACCTGGACACCTTGGAAACGAGTAAGAGGAAGTGTCTGCATCTGCTGACCAAGGACTCTGACAGAGTGAAAGTGTACTTCGAAAAACTACAGCACGTGCTGGAACACAAAAAAAATGAGATCCTCTCGGATTTCGAAACCATGAAGCTTGCCGTGATGCAGGCCTATGATCCCGAGATCAGCAAACTGAATAGTGTGCTCAATGAGCAGAGAAAGGCTTGCAACATTGCTGAGAACTTTAAGGATATATCAGATCCCCTCACGTTCCTACTTCAGATGCAGGAATTTAGAGAAAAGCTCAAAATAATCAAGGAAGCTCCGTTACTGTCTGGCTCAGAGGTGGCTGTCAGTCCTTCTGTTAAGAATTTTGATGTCAACCTGTGGGATAGTGTTAAACTAGTAGATGTGGATAAACTTTGCATACCTCAGGAAATGCCCACCAGGAAGTTGAAAGTGCAGTTGAAATGCCCACAATCATTTATGGCACGTGCTGCAGTTGTCCTGTTCATTCTTCTTCTGGTGGCATTTTGGTCCGGGCTGGGTACAGACAACCTTCTGACCTTCAGTTACCATGTATCTACAATAAGCTCATCATACTTGTCAGAAGCCACAGGAATAGCTCATCACGCCACTTCTTTTTATTGGGAGCAGGTTGCAGAAGGAATATTTCTCCTAAGAGAACAGTGCCAGAACTACACCATGGTGTTTCTGGAGAGAGCAGCAGAATTTGTGTGTAAATATTATAAATTATTATATCCACAGTAA